One genomic region from Quercus robur chromosome 4, dhQueRobu3.1, whole genome shotgun sequence encodes:
- the LOC126721009 gene encoding uncharacterized protein LOC126721009, producing the protein MLQSAPVVETLAYDLLLEAAMRAQHFHSRNLRLQGPWKWLLTEFADCYGVSDSYTKLRYLSHVMNVATPTKDCLELVNELLVRIIKARSERSLTRQEILDDTLASQMQQLKGNSLQEKDLEPPRSVIEA; encoded by the exons ATGTTACAGAGTGCACCTGTTGTAGAAACTCTAGCCTATGATTTACTGCTGGAGGCAGCAATGCGTGCACAGCATTTTCATTCCCGGAACTTGCGGTTACAGGGACCTTGGAAGTGGTTGTTGACTGAATTTGCAGACTGCTATGGTGTTTCTGATTCATATACTAAGCTGAG ATATCTTTCTCATGTCATGAATGTGGCGACTCCAACAAAAGACTGCTTAGAGCTCGTGAATGAGTTGCTTGTACGCATAATAAAGGCTAGAAGTGAGAGAAGTTTGACAAGACAGGAG ATACTAGATGACACTTTGGCATCGCAAATGCAGCAATTGAAAGGAAATTCCCTCCAAGAGAAAGATCTTGAGCCCCCTCGTTCAGTAATTGAAGCTTGA